In a single window of the Rhizobiaceae bacterium genome:
- a CDS encoding YqgE/AlgH family protein: MRNKKRPIRRNGFLDDQFLIAMPGMKDDRFARSVIYLCAHSEEGAMGLIVNQVQQMMFPDLLVQLGLLKDEDAIRLPPAARDFVIRNGGPVDRSRGFVLHSDDFVVESSLPISDQICLTATVDILRAISVGRGPRRALMALGYSSWAPGQLESEIADNGWLTCPADADMLFDTDIERKYDRLMAAIGIDPIRLSQVAGHA; this comes from the coding sequence TTGAGGAACAAGAAGCGGCCGATCCGCCGCAACGGATTTCTGGACGATCAGTTTCTGATTGCCATGCCCGGCATGAAGGACGACCGTTTCGCGCGTTCTGTCATCTATCTGTGCGCTCATAGCGAAGAGGGCGCGATGGGGCTGATCGTGAACCAGGTCCAGCAGATGATGTTCCCAGACCTTCTGGTGCAGCTTGGCCTGCTGAAGGACGAGGACGCCATCCGCCTGCCGCCTGCGGCGCGCGACTTCGTGATCCGCAATGGCGGTCCGGTCGATCGAAGCCGCGGTTTCGTGCTGCATTCCGACGATTTCGTCGTCGAATCCTCTCTGCCGATCTCGGACCAGATATGCCTGACGGCGACGGTGGATATATTGCGCGCAATATCGGTCGGGCGCGGCCCGCGCAGGGCGCTCATGGCGCTCGGTTATTCGAGCTGGGCGCCGGGCCAGCTCGAATCGGAAATCGCCGACAATGGCTGGCTGACATGTCCCGCCGATGCCGACATGCTGTTCGATACGGACATCGAGCGCAAATACGACCGGCTGATGGCCGCAATCGGCATCGACCCGATCCGCCTCAGCCAGGTGGCGGGTCACGCCTGA
- the rnhA gene encoding ribonuclease HI, which translates to MKRVEIFTDGACSGNPGPGGWGAILRFNGAVKEMKGGEADTTNNRMELLGAISALNALREPCVVELYTDSEYVRNGISGWIEGWKRNGWKTAAKKPVKNTELWQALDEARKRHQVTWHWVKGHAGHPENERADELAREGMAPFKGPRRAG; encoded by the coding sequence GTGAAGCGCGTGGAGATTTTCACCGATGGCGCGTGTTCGGGCAATCCCGGCCCGGGAGGTTGGGGCGCAATCCTGCGCTTCAACGGCGCGGTGAAGGAAATGAAGGGCGGCGAGGCCGATACCACCAACAATCGCATGGAGCTTCTGGGAGCGATATCAGCGCTGAACGCGCTCCGGGAACCGTGTGTCGTCGAGCTTTACACCGACAGCGAATATGTGCGGAACGGCATTTCCGGCTGGATCGAGGGCTGGAAGCGCAATGGATGGAAAACCGCCGCAAAGAAGCCGGTCAAGAACACCGAACTTTGGCAGGCGCTGGACGAGGCGCGAAAGCGCCATCAGGTCACGTGGCACTGGGTCAAGGGGCATGCCGGGCACCCTGAAAACGAACGCGCTGACGAATTGGCGCGCGAGGGCATGGCGCCGTTCAAAGGACCCCGCCGCGCCGGATAG
- a CDS encoding peroxiredoxin: MTISVGDKLPPATFKVMTEDGAKDMTTAEIFDGRKVVLFGVPGAFTPTCSNNHLPGYLENHDAILSRGVDQIAVVAANDHHVMRAWANFTGGEGKLLFLADGNAAFAKATGLDLDLSAGGLGQRFKRFSMIVDDGVVTTLNIEDAPGKAVESGAAKILDQLSK, encoded by the coding sequence ATGACGATTTCTGTTGGAGATAAGCTGCCCCCGGCCACCTTCAAGGTCATGACCGAAGACGGCGCGAAGGACATGACGACCGCCGAGATTTTTGACGGCAGGAAGGTCGTGCTGTTCGGCGTTCCCGGAGCCTTCACCCCGACATGCAGCAACAACCACCTGCCCGGCTATCTCGAAAATCACGACGCAATCCTTTCGCGCGGCGTCGACCAGATCGCCGTCGTTGCCGCCAATGATCACCACGTCATGCGTGCATGGGCGAATTTCACCGGCGGCGAGGGCAAGCTGCTCTTTCTCGCGGATGGAAACGCGGCCTTTGCCAAGGCAACAGGTCTCGACCTCGATTTGTCCGCTGGCGGTCTGGGACAGCGTTTCAAGCGCTTTTCCATGATCGTGGATGATGGCGTGGTTACGACGCTGAACATCGAGGATGCGCCCGGGAAGGCTGTCGAATCCGGCGCTGCCAAAATCCTGGACCAACTCAGCAAATAG